The following proteins are encoded in a genomic region of Candidatus Diapherotrites archaeon:
- a CDS encoding glycosyltransferase family 4 protein has protein sequence MKIAFVYDLVYPFSVGGNEKRLHCIAQALSEKHEVHVFGMKSWHGNAERMQGKVFLHGVSDAPQNLYSENGRRKILPSMAFSFRLFFALLRHDFDVLECQSFPFLPLLSCKLACALKRKTLVVYWVEAWQDYWNEYLGAAGFLGKSLEKFCTRLSPYNLANSAHTKRRLVSLLGLRPEKIRIISPAVCVPESFPRPATSFDVVFAGRLIAHKNPGLLIEAIAIASRKAPGISLAMIGSGPEKENVQATAEMLGMQKNIAFFENLPEQLLFSIVANAKVFVLPSEREGFGMSCLEAMHFGVPALTLDSPLNAAKELVGEKELVCKKDAIDLAGKIVFLLSHERERKALGQKSAEKSRAFSPRNILGQYEDFFAGLQE, from the coding sequence GTGAAAATAGCCTTCGTTTACGATTTGGTTTACCCTTTCTCCGTGGGCGGGAACGAAAAGCGTTTGCATTGCATTGCACAGGCATTGTCGGAAAAGCATGAAGTCCACGTTTTCGGAATGAAGTCCTGGCATGGAAACGCGGAACGGATGCAGGGAAAGGTTTTTTTGCACGGCGTTTCCGACGCTCCGCAAAACCTTTACTCTGAAAACGGCAGGCGGAAAATCCTGCCGTCAATGGCATTTTCCTTCCGCCTCTTTTTCGCTTTGCTCAGGCACGACTTTGATGTTTTGGAATGCCAGTCTTTTCCTTTCCTGCCATTGCTTTCCTGCAAGCTTGCGTGCGCATTGAAACGCAAAACCCTTGTGGTTTACTGGGTCGAGGCATGGCAGGATTATTGGAATGAATACCTCGGCGCGGCCGGCTTTTTAGGCAAATCCCTGGAAAAATTCTGCACAAGGCTTTCGCCTTACAACTTAGCGAATTCCGCGCACACAAAACGCAGGCTTGTCTCCCTGCTCGGCTTGAGGCCGGAAAAAATCAGGATAATTTCCCCGGCTGTCTGCGTGCCCGAAAGCTTTCCCCGCCCCGCGACAAGTTTTGACGTGGTTTTCGCAGGCCGGCTCATAGCGCACAAGAATCCGGGCCTGCTGATTGAAGCAATTGCAATCGCGTCAAGGAAAGCGCCCGGCATAAGCCTTGCAATGATCGGTTCCGGGCCGGAAAAGGAAAACGTCCAGGCAACAGCCGAAATGCTGGGCATGCAAAAAAACATCGCCTTCTTCGAAAACCTGCCGGAGCAATTGCTCTTCTCAATAGTCGCGAACGCAAAGGTTTTCGTTTTGCCGTCGGAACGCGAAGGCTTCGGCATGTCATGCCTGGAAGCAATGCATTTCGGGGTTCCCGCACTGACGCTTGATTCGCCGTTGAACGCGGCAAAGGAGCTTGTCGGCGAAAAGGAACTGGTGTGCAAAAAGGATGCAATAGACCTTGCCGGAAAAATCGTTTTCCTGCTCTCGCACGAGCGCGAAAGGAAAGCGCTTGGCCAAAAATCGGCGGAAAAAAGCCGTGCCTTTTCCCCCCGGAACATTCTCGGCCAATACGAAGATTTTTTTGCAGGTCTGCAAGAATAG
- a CDS encoding PHP domain-containing protein: MKLDFHVHSRYSPDAGTHEKRLVELAKEKGIAFAISDHDCCDAWKSIAEHAKKLGVAAVPGEEIMVFEGKTFLGEILASFMLEPVKSNQLFGVLDELKSQDALISVSHPFDGLRKPFKTAYLEQITRKIDAIEGFNSRVHSQSFNEMAQAFAKKHGLAMTAGSDAHFPEEFGRAYAQADTDSVEEFKKLVRKGKATLHGKITGWGPHVKTQFAKRGFLKEPVKKN, from the coding sequence ATGAAGCTTGACTTCCACGTGCATTCACGCTATTCGCCTGACGCCGGCACGCACGAAAAGCGGCTTGTCGAATTGGCAAAGGAAAAGGGCATTGCCTTCGCAATTTCCGACCACGACTGCTGTGATGCGTGGAAAAGCATTGCGGAGCACGCCAAAAAGCTTGGCGTTGCCGCCGTGCCCGGCGAGGAAATAATGGTTTTCGAGGGCAAAACCTTTCTTGGCGAAATCCTCGCTTCGTTCATGCTCGAACCCGTCAAATCCAACCAGCTTTTCGGGGTTTTGGACGAGCTGAAAAGCCAGGATGCGCTCATTTCGGTTTCCCACCCGTTCGACGGGTTGCGCAAACCCTTCAAAACAGCTTATTTGGAGCAAATAACGCGGAAAATCGATGCCATAGAGGGCTTTAATTCGCGCGTCCACTCGCAATCCTTCAATGAAATGGCGCAGGCATTCGCAAAAAAGCATGGCCTTGCCATGACGGCCGGCAGCGACGCCCACTTTCCGGAAGAGTTCGGCAGGGCCTACGCCCAAGCCGACACGGATTCCGTGGAAGAGTTCAAAAAGCTTGTCCGCAAAGGGAAAGCGACCTTGCACGGCAAAATCACGGGCTGGGGGCCGCACGTGAAAACGCAGTTTGCGAAAAGGGGTTTTCTGAAAGAGCCCGTGAAAAAGAATTGA
- a CDS encoding CDP-alcohol phosphatidyltransferase family protein produces MLGKLRPKVSRLTLLLAKPFALLGIHPNIVSFLGIPLAVVSAYFALQQSLFLAFLFALLAVSTDLIDGSVATLLKKRSNFGNYFETMVDKGVEIILIAPFALSFPLAAFCAVSLSLLASYAKPRVALVIITDNRDWPAVGEHAERLLLLLAGLLASAFGIAFLGFAAMEIALWLIAIISFIGLLQRMLFARKLIIEAEKNGAILPYLQKKN; encoded by the coding sequence ATGCTCGGCAAGCTGCGCCCGAAAGTTTCCCGCCTTACCCTCCTGCTGGCAAAGCCTTTCGCCTTGCTCGGCATTCATCCGAACATTGTCTCTTTTCTTGGCATTCCGCTTGCCGTGGTTTCGGCTTATTTTGCCTTGCAGCAGTCCCTTTTTCTTGCATTTCTTTTCGCCTTGCTCGCGGTTTCAACCGACCTGATTGACGGCAGCGTCGCAACCCTGCTGAAAAAGCGCTCCAATTTCGGCAACTATTTCGAGACAATGGTTGACAAAGGCGTGGAAATAATTCTCATCGCGCCGTTCGCCCTGTCATTTCCGCTCGCCGCGTTTTGCGCGGTTTCGCTTTCGCTCCTGGCAAGCTATGCCAAACCGAGAGTTGCCCTGGTCATAATCACGGATAACCGCGACTGGCCCGCAGTCGGCGAGCACGCGGAAAGGCTGCTGCTCCTGCTGGCGGGCCTGCTTGCCTCGGCTTTCGGCATTGCGTTCCTAGGTTTTGCCGCGATGGAAATCGCGCTTTGGCTTATTGCAATCATTTCGTTCATAGGTCTCCTGCAGAGAATGCTTTTCGCCCGCAAACTCATAATTGAAGCCGAAAAAAACGGCGCAATCCTGCCGTACCTGCAAAAGAAAAATTGA